One genomic region from Salvelinus sp. IW2-2015 linkage group LG12, ASM291031v2, whole genome shotgun sequence encodes:
- the LOC111970934 gene encoding inhibin beta B chain, whose protein sequence is MINCIIKVALFVACVLTVRCKEAAPGSLNXLPGTETQTVAQETCTSCGIGQPEESGRVDIDFLEAVKRHILSRLQMRVRPNITHPIPKAAMVTALRKLHAGKVREDGRVEIPNLDGHATRNANEVXEESSEIISFAETDELVSSKSSLFFLISNEGNQHLYVTQATLWLYLRLLPNTLDKGQRRKVTVKVYYQEPGLGSKWNLVEKRVELKRSGWHTFPLTNAIQMVFEKGGRRQNLDVRCEGCEDLAVLPILVNQNDESHRPFLVVQARQADNKHRIRKRGLECDGSSSLCCRQQFYIDFRLIGWNDWIIAPSGYFGNYCEGNCPAYMAGVPGSASSFHTAVVNQYRMRGMSPGSMNSCCIPTKLSTMSMLYFDDEYNIVKRDVPNMIVEECGCA, encoded by the exons ATGATTAACTGTATAATCAAAGTGGCATTATTTGTGGCTTGTGTGCTGACTGTCCGCTGCAAAGAAGCGGCGCCGGGATCCTTGAACRCTTTGCCGGGAACYGAGACGCAAACCGTAGCTCAGGAAACTTGCACTTCGTGTGGCATCGGTCAGCCCGAGGAATCGGGACGGGTGGACATTGACTTTCTGGAGGCGGTGAAAAGGCATATCTTGAGCAGGTTACAGATGAGGGTAAGACCCAACATCACCCATCCTATCCCGAAGGCGGCGATGGTGACTGCGCTTCGGAAACTCCACGCTGGTAAAGTCCGCGAGGATGGGAGAGTAGAAATCCCGAATCTGGATGGACACGCGACCAGAAATGCCAACGAGGTGRTGGAGGAAAGCTCGGAGATAATCAGTTTCGCAGAGACAG ATGAGCTGGTATCATCTAAATCCAGCCTGTTTTTCCTGATCTCTAACGAGGGAAACCAGCACCTYTATGTGACCCAGGCCACCTTGTGGCTGTATTTAAGGCTGCTTCCTAACACCCTGGACAAGGGCCAGCGGAGGAAGGTCACAGTCAAGGTGTACTACCAGGAGCCRGGCCTGGGCAGCAAGTGGAACCTGGTGGAAAAGCGTGTCGAGCTGAAGAGGAGCGGTTGGCACACCTTCCCCCTGACCAACGCTATCCAGATGGTGTTCGAGAAGGGCGGCCGGCGGCAGAACCTGGACGTGCGCTGTGAGGGCTGCGAGGACCTGGCGGTCTTACCGATCCTCGTGAACCAGAACGACGAGTCCCACAGGCCGTTTCTAGTCGTACAGGCCAGGCAAGCAGACAACAAGCACCGCATCAGGAAGAGGGGGCTGGAGTGTGACGGGAGCAGTAGCCTGTGCTGCAGACAGCAGTTCTACATAGACTTCCGCCTCATTGGCTGGAACGACTGGATCATCGCACCGTCGGGGTACTTTGGGAATTACTGCGAGGGCAACTGTCCAGCGTACATGGCGGGAGTGCCAGGGTCGGCGTCGTCCTTCCACACTGCAGTGGTCAATCAGTATCGGATGAGAGGCATGAGCCCCGGCTCCATGAACTCCTGTTGCATCCCCACCAAGCTCAGCACCATGTCAATGCTCTACTTCGACGATGAATACAACATCGTCAAGAGAGACGTACCCAATATGATCGTGGAGGAGTGTGGATGTGCTTGA